The DNA window GGTTTGAACCAACTGGTCCGCATTGGCACCGGTCGTGACCAGGGTTCCGGCATTGCCCGCCCCATTGTCGCTGTACAGTTGCACTTGGACACCTTCGAGGCGGATTTCGCCAGCCTGTAGCGTGCCGTCACCGTTGCTGTCGGTGAAGGCTGTGCCGCTGATGGCCCCCAGGTCCGATGCTAGCAATTCTCGCTTGTCGAGTCGTTCGACAAGCATGCGGCGTCGCGAGTTCTTTGCCACGTTTTTTCGTGACTTCGATGCAAGACGGTTGATCAATCGGTGCCAGACCATCGTCGGTTTCCTGTGCGGAGAGTGCAAGTTGTCTTGAGAGAAGGGAACCAGAGTCCCTGTTCGGCCAGCGCGGTCGGCTTTCTGCCGTCCCAGCGCATCGTAGTTGTTCTATCGGAGATTCGGTGCAATCGGCTTGAACGTTAACAACGATTCACAATCCGCCAATCACTTCGACGATCCCTCGCCATACCCCTTACCAGCGGTATTCTAAGCCCGTGTTGATACCTTGGACCCAGTAATCAACCGAATCGAATGCGAAGCTCGGTCGAGCGGGCCCCGTCAAGGGATCAACCGGTGGAGGCAATTGGTTGGGGTTCAGGTCTCGCGAGATGTGCTCGCCAGGTCGAACCACGTTCGACCAGTAGATAAAGGTATAACCGAGCATGATCCGCCAGTGATCGTTGAGTTGGTATCCCAGGTTCGCATTGAACTCAGGAATCACCGAAAACTGATCGCGAGTGTAGGTTCCCATGTTGGTCTGCTGAGCCAACAGGCCGCCCGGATAGGTTTGGCTACCTGGATTGGTCGTATCACCTGAAATCACGGTCGAACCGTTGATGCTAACGGTTTGGTGTGTCGTTCCAACGCCCAGTCGCACTAAGCCATCAATGGTCCAATTTCCGCGAGTTTGACGGTAGACGGCACCGATATCGACGCCGTTAAATTGGTTCTTCGTGCGGAAGTTGTCAACGATATTGAAGTTGGCTTGAGGTGCGATACCGGTCAAGTTTTCGAAGATGCCCACGCTCTCGTCGAGTTGAAGGTATCGGTAACCGAACAACGTTTCAACTCGCGAGCAGTATTGTTCAGGGCAATTGTTGAACAACCATCGGTTGCATCCTTCGCTGGTTTTCTGGAGCCGGCGAAAATTGAATCCCCCTCCCACCAACTGACTCTCGGCCGTGGCACCGACAGCACCCGAAACGATCGTGTTCCCCGTGCCGTTGAAAGCGACGAGTTCCGAATCCTCACGAGGACTGCCGGAGGTAGGATCCACGTTGAAGAACGGTCGGGCCAAAATCGGGTCACCGTTGCTATTCTGGAAAAACGATTCGCTTTGGCTGCCAAGCTGAAAGTACTCGGCGGAAACCGCCCAGGTGTGGCATCGATCCAACCACACGCCAAAGCGGAGTCGACCGCCTTCAAAGGTATCGGTCAGCACTTCTTCGCCACCGAATAAAGTCCGTGTGGTGGGTTGACCGAGAACTCCCGCATTGGCCTGCGAAACGTTCGGGTCGGTGCTCGTTGTGACCAAGGGGGGCAGCCCCATTCCATCTTGCCACCAGGCGAGGTACTCGAAGGAAACCCATCCGTCGGTTGGCAAACACAGCGTCACACAAGGACGCCAAGATTTGGGACTGCACAGCTCGCCACAGCAACTGTTGCCCGTCATGGTAAAGTCGCAACCTCCGTCACATGCTATGGAATCGCAACCACAGTTGCTGCCGGCTGGCATCGCGTCGCACGACATACCACCGTCATAAATCGGTGAATAGATCGGCTCGAGCACCACCTGGCCGTCGAGCGGTTCGGTGAGAATCGTGCCATCGACGATGGGGCTTTCCATCACCGATACCGATCCCGTTGACGGAGGCACGGGAATGGCATGACCGGTGGGACGAACCCGCGTTGTCGTGAGGTGGCTCGCTTGGCGAACGACGGATGCTTGCCCGCTGGCAGGCTGCGAAACACTTGTGTTGCGAGCATCTGCGTCAACCGCGGCGGTAGAGCGAACAGGCTGCCAGCTTGCCCGAGCCGTTCGTTCCGATCGTCGAATCGATCCAGAGGGACGAGCCGATCTGCGCTGGGATGTGCCTTGCTCCGAAGGCGTAAACTGGGCGTTCGACGTGGTTGCGATCAAGGCAACCATTGCGAACGTGAAACAGGAGGTGCGTTTGAAAGAAAGCACTGGCTTCACCAATTGGAATCTGGAATGCGAAGCACCAGCGACTTGATAGCATACAGGTCGCCAGCACGAAACGCTGAAGTGTGGTGTCACCCCCCCGGGTTCATTGAACACGTTTACCGCCGAGGTCGCTCGGCTGCAAACTACCTTGTTCACCAGGGATATCGTCCAGAAAGATCGAGAAGCTAAATGGAAAAACAGAAAAATCAGTAAATTCAGAAAAGTCGTCTTAATCGATACATCTTAACGCCGCATTTTGCCGCAATCCAACGCGGAGTCCGAGCGGTTTAAGAAAGGTCATCGTTCTTGGGTTGGGACGAGGAGAATAGGATGCGCCCGAGGCAACGACGTAACATCGTCCCGTTAAAATCGAAGGCGACCGAGCATCACCAGGAGGCGTTGCTGGGCAAGTGATTGCGGGATTTCTTCACATTTTCGGCACGGCATCTCCGCTCCGACCTAGACTTTCGAAGGAAATTCCCACCTTCGCTCTTGAAGAACCCACTTACGCTATCATGAAATCGCTTGGAACCCTACTTGCCGTCCTGATCACTTTGGCGGGATTCGCGATAAAAGTGGTCCGTCTGAATCGCGCGATCCATGGTGATTCGGTCACCAGTTTTGAGTTGGGAGAGGAAGCAGGTCGCTACTGTGGTTCGACGCAAAACCAGTCATCGTCTGGTTTTTTCTCGAGCCGAAACAGCAGAAGCAAAGATACGGCCAAACCGGCCAGCATTCAATCCAATCCTTTCGTCGATTAACGAAACCGGCGATGACGTGGATGTGTTTGGCAATCGAATTTCCAAGGCGGTTCAACCGCTGATTGGCGCGGTCGCCCCACTTAGCATCGCGGGATCAATAACTAACGTAGCGGACGAGGCCACGAGTCCTGCAACACGGGACTGGTGGCCTCGTCCACTTCTATGAAATGTTTGCTGCTGTCAAGTGACTGTTGTGTTGGGGTGGTTGTTGATTGAGTTTGCGTTTAAACGATCCGGTTCCCCATTCTTCTATCCGAGCTCTGATGGCCCAAGTNNNNNNNNNNNNNNNNNNNNNNNNNNNNNNNNNNNNNNNNNNNNNNNNNNNNNNNNNNNNNNNNNNNNNNNNNNNNNNNNNNNNNNNNNNNNNNNNNNNNGCGAACCGGAGTACATAGCGTTACCTCGTCCCGACGATGCTGCCGCAGTGAAATCCAGTGTTTCTGCCCTGCTTGAATAGATTCGTGAATAAGGGTTGCTCCTCCGGTCGATGAAACCAGCGCGCGCCAGAATAAAGCGAAGTACGCACCGGCGTCGGCCACCGGATGATAGTAGTGTCGTTCCAGAATCTGCTTCGGTCTCCA is part of the Novipirellula artificiosorum genome and encodes:
- a CDS encoding BBP7 family outer membrane beta-barrel protein, producing MLSFKRTSCFTFAMVALIATTSNAQFTPSEQGTSQRRSARPSGSIRRSERTARASWQPVRSTAAVDADARNTSVSQPASGQASVVRQASHLTTTRVRPTGHAIPVPPSTGSVSVMESPIVDGTILTEPLDGQVVLEPIYSPIYDGGMSCDAMPAGSNCGCDSIACDGGCDFTMTGNSCCGELCSPKSWRPCVTLCLPTDGWVSFEYLAWWQDGMGLPPLVTTSTDPNVSQANAGVLGQPTTRTLFGGEEVLTDTFEGGRLRFGVWLDRCHTWAVSAEYFQLGSQSESFFQNSNGDPILARPFFNVDPTSGSPREDSELVAFNGTGNTIVSGAVGATAESQLVGGGFNFRRLQKTSEGCNRWLFNNCPEQYCSRVETLFGYRYLQLDESVGIFENLTGIAPQANFNIVDNFRTKNQFNGVDIGAVYRQTRGNWTIDGLVRLGVGTTHQTVSINGSTVISGDTTNPGSQTYPGGLLAQQTNMGTYTRDQFSVIPEFNANLGYQLNDHWRIMLGYTFIYWSNVVRPGEHISRDLNPNQLPPPVDPLTGPARPSFAFDSVDYWVQGINTGLEYRW